The Candidatus Alcyoniella australis genome window below encodes:
- a CDS encoding aldehyde ferredoxin oxidoreductase family protein has protein sequence MTYGGHTGKVLKVDLSTSAIETIEIPTEVSREYIGGSGLGVKLFFDLLNPNWDIDPLDPRNPLVIMTGPLTGVRMNAVCRIEVLAKSPQTGVLGEANVGGFIGPQIKFAGWDGIVITGASDKPVVLAIDDDRVQIRDGSAYWGMDTYEATDRIIADYRGDSNKGGQVFTIGPAGEKLLPIANMVNNKGHLAGRVGLGAVCGSKNLKALWVRGSGKPKIALPERFDVLKKELKELYDGNITIEGLRAFGTASHMDLGIISGDIPMKNWQISEWDQFDDIAPIAYGDKVLTGNKTCYSCSVACKREVAVADGPFQMEKGPGPEYETMGTFGTMLLNPSMESIAKANEICNRAGIDTITAGASIAWAMECFERGLIDTDTTGGLELTWGNSETIIQLAKQIAAGKGFGALLAKGSAAAAKELGFGEDFLSTVRGLEAPMHDPRSAHGYGLAYAVSNRGACHMNSLEYPIEGGGMYVPEIDDLCDDIEGLTSVGKAQMNIHAQNYGQFFSHCAVFCNLGSMILNLTQALEMVNAVTGFEYTQEEILELGERLWYLKRGLTNLFGSGSEDDKLSKRMMTPIQDGPTEGSAPDMELMLKEFYELRAINEKGWPARDRLIHHKLKYLADALYGS, from the coding sequence ATGACATACGGTGGCCACACGGGCAAGGTGCTCAAGGTCGATCTGAGCACGTCCGCAATTGAGACTATCGAGATTCCGACCGAGGTCAGCCGCGAGTACATCGGCGGATCGGGGCTGGGCGTAAAACTATTTTTCGACCTGCTCAATCCCAACTGGGACATCGACCCGCTCGATCCGCGCAATCCGCTGGTGATCATGACCGGACCTCTGACCGGTGTACGGATGAACGCCGTGTGCCGCATCGAGGTGCTGGCCAAGAGCCCGCAGACCGGCGTACTGGGCGAAGCCAACGTCGGCGGTTTCATCGGACCGCAGATCAAGTTCGCCGGCTGGGACGGGATCGTGATCACCGGCGCGTCGGATAAACCTGTAGTGTTGGCGATCGACGACGACCGTGTGCAGATCCGCGACGGATCGGCCTATTGGGGAATGGACACCTACGAGGCCACCGACCGCATCATCGCCGACTATCGGGGCGACTCGAACAAGGGCGGCCAGGTCTTCACCATCGGTCCGGCGGGCGAGAAGCTGCTGCCGATCGCCAACATGGTCAACAACAAGGGGCATCTGGCAGGCCGCGTGGGTTTGGGAGCAGTCTGCGGCTCGAAAAATCTCAAAGCGCTGTGGGTCCGTGGAAGCGGTAAACCCAAGATCGCGCTTCCCGAGCGTTTCGATGTGTTAAAGAAAGAACTAAAGGAACTGTACGACGGCAACATCACCATCGAGGGGCTGCGCGCATTCGGCACTGCGAGCCACATGGACCTGGGAATCATCTCCGGCGACATCCCGATGAAGAATTGGCAGATCAGCGAATGGGACCAGTTCGACGATATCGCCCCCATCGCCTACGGCGACAAGGTGTTGACCGGCAACAAGACCTGTTACAGCTGCTCCGTAGCCTGCAAGCGCGAGGTAGCGGTAGCGGACGGTCCGTTCCAAATGGAGAAGGGGCCCGGCCCGGAGTACGAGACCATGGGCACCTTCGGTACGATGTTGCTCAACCCTTCGATGGAATCGATAGCCAAGGCCAACGAGATCTGCAACCGCGCGGGGATCGACACGATCACCGCCGGCGCGTCCATCGCCTGGGCCATGGAGTGTTTCGAGCGCGGACTGATTGACACCGATACGACCGGCGGCCTCGAGCTTACGTGGGGCAACAGCGAGACGATAATCCAGCTGGCCAAACAGATCGCGGCCGGAAAAGGATTCGGCGCGTTGCTGGCCAAAGGCAGCGCCGCGGCGGCAAAGGAGCTGGGCTTCGGCGAGGACTTCCTGAGCACGGTGCGCGGCCTCGAAGCGCCGATGCACGACCCGCGGTCGGCGCACGGCTACGGCCTGGCCTACGCGGTAAGCAATCGCGGCGCGTGCCACATGAACAGCCTGGAGTATCCGATCGAGGGCGGCGGAATGTACGTGCCCGAGATCGACGATCTTTGCGACGATATCGAAGGATTGACCTCGGTGGGCAAGGCCCAGATGAACATTCACGCTCAGAACTACGGTCAGTTCTTTTCCCATTGCGCGGTGTTCTGCAACCTGGGATCAATGATACTCAACCTGACGCAGGCGTTGGAGATGGTCAACGCGGTAACAGGTTTCGAGTACACCCAGGAAGAGATCCTCGAGCTCGGTGAAAGATTGTGGTACTTAAAGCGCGGCCTGACCAATCTGTTCGGCAGCGGCAGCGAGGACGACAAGCTGAGCAAGCGGATGATGACGCCGATCCAGGATGGACCGACCGAGGGCTCGGCTCCGGACATGGAGCTGATGCTCAAAGAGTTCTACGAGCTGCGGGCTATTAACGAAAAGGGCTGGCCGGCGCGGGATAGACTAATCCACCACAAACTGAAATACTTGGCGGACGCGCTTTACGGCAGCTGA
- a CDS encoding SCP2 sterol-binding domain-containing protein, with protein sequence MALFDSGEKFGEVIGGFFDLVAQTPAVADKLLASGLTIRFKYTDPEVSVYIDCSGDALRVVINDNDSPALVEMSMTSDIAHKFWFGKVNLMAALTRKQMVAKGPIPKILKLLPAIKPTYTMYPKYLDDNGYGEFNIY encoded by the coding sequence ATGGCATTATTCGACTCAGGCGAGAAATTCGGCGAGGTAATCGGCGGCTTCTTTGACCTCGTGGCCCAGACGCCCGCGGTTGCGGACAAGCTGTTGGCCAGTGGGTTGACCATCCGCTTCAAGTACACCGATCCCGAAGTCAGCGTGTACATCGATTGCTCCGGCGATGCTTTGAGGGTCGTGATCAACGACAACGACTCGCCGGCCCTGGTCGAGATGAGCATGACCTCGGATATCGCGCACAAGTTCTGGTTCGGCAAGGTAAACCTGATGGCCGCGCTGACACGCAAGCAGATGGTGGCCAAGGGCCCGATTCCCAAGATCCTCAAGCTGCTGCCCGCGATCAAGCCGACCTACACGATGTACCCCAAGTACCTCGACGACAACGGATACGGCGAGTTCAACATCTACTGA